A genomic segment from Melanotaenia boesemani isolate fMelBoe1 chromosome 9, fMelBoe1.pri, whole genome shotgun sequence encodes:
- the znf296 gene encoding zinc finger protein 296, producing the protein MSRRKLGSRPQHLSAIQDTTDGEDGTGSSGDHRPPPPPPQVRAPGSGRDLLTCGQCSQAFPLAHILAFIQHKQGGCSSRNQAPNTSATPPSPASRARHQQATSVEPAPGFIELRRGAARDGAWGEELGMSVRAEHSKSVPEEPLYFTCQQCEAVFPSAWALLQHAQHIHSFSIYQEDEEDDPVMRRGGGRGGLKEHKSAAAVLDPCRLSQALASAFQPSSRRRSRQAHTTSTTSNLQAVNFSVRLKELAEGGNTSGSSPRGLMLSPSSSPPAASPFPQTGGLQADFHCGMCDQNFQSLRALSAHRRTHSCEKPYHCGVCGLAFGQSGQLARHIRSHHQEAGGGNGCESGEMMITEEDAGRQGVRGRLQMQPVGIMGKSMIGTDLRAPGASELDLTLPKHPSIPAGLMLLTSQLRPPDRELLRLYQRRREGGEGGEEEAEGQGEPQHTSPCASPSEGSLESGETGGSGESGIASGNCTPKRPEMGDRVRGVGEWENERGELIDRDREKEWSSATVSEVVQEWQRDNERRSVTGGASTGGNSNTSAGLTGKKKKDEACEYCGKQFRNSSNLTVHRRSHTGERPYRCGLCNYACAQSSKLTRHMKTHGAQGAKASFLCQLCSVPFTVYATLEKHLKKVHGLSHASVGAYAQASAADTLAALRAGEEPVVVKMEDDEATLDQIDLDNKMLSNVVSSMEAVSNMKMEDGQSLAECVEGRGPSASVEDLPCESSADPSLALMSTL; encoded by the exons ATGTCCAGACGCAAACTTGGAAGCAGACCGCAGCACCTGAGTGCAATTCAAG ATACCACTGATGGGGAGGATGGTACAGGCTCATCAGGTGATCATcgtcctccacctcctcctccacaggTTCGAGCCCCTGGCAGTGGTCGAGACCTCCTAACTTGTGGACAGTGCAGCCAGGCCTTCCCCCTGGCACACATCCTGGCCTTCATCCAGCACAAACAAGGAGGTTGCAGCTCACGAAATCAAGCCCCTAACACCAGTGCCACTCCTCCCTCACCTGCCAGCCGAGCAAGGCATCAGCAGGCCACCAGCGTCGAGCCGGCACCCGGCTTCATCGAGCTGCGGCGAGGGGCGGCCAGAGACGGAGCCTGGGGGGAGGAGCTAGGTATGAGCGTGAGAGCAGAGCACAGCAAATCAG TACCAGAGGAGCCGTTGTATTTCACCTGCCAGCAGTGTGAAGCTGTTTTTCCATCTGCTTGGGCACTCTTACAGCATGCTCAGCACATACATTCCTTCAGCATCTAccaagaggatgaggaggatgaccCAGTcatgagaagaggaggaggaagagggggtCTTAAAGAGCACAAATCTGCTGCAGCAGTTCTGGACCCATGCCGGCTGAGCCAAGCTCTTGCCTCAGCTTTCCAGCCCTCTTCTCGACGCCGTTCACGTCAGGCACACACAACATCCACCACCAGCAACTTGCAGGCTGTGAACTTCTCAGTGCGGCTCAAGGAGCTTGCTGAGGGGGGTAACACCAGTGGCAGCTCTCCCAGAGGCCTTATGCTGTCACCATCCTCGTCTCCACCAGCAGCTTCACCTTTTCCTCAGACTGGTGGGCTTCAGGCCGACTTCCACTGTGGGATGTGTGACCAGAACTTCCAGTCGCTGCGTGCCCTGTCTGCCCATCGCCGGACTCACTCCTGTGAAAAGCCCTATCACTGTGGAGTGTGTGGGCTGGCTTTCGGCCAAAGCGGACAGCTAGCTCGCCATATAAGAAGCCATCACCAAGAGGCAGGTGGAGGAAATGGGTGTGAGTCAGGGGAGATGATGATAACGGAGGAAGATGCTGGGAGGCAGGGGGTGAGAGGGAGGCTTCAGATGCAGCCAGTTGGAATCATGGGAAAGTCAATGATTGGTACAGATCTAAGAGCTCCAGGTGCTTCTGAGCTTGACCTGACACTCCCCAAACACCCTTCAATACCTGCAGGCCTCATGCTGCTGACCTCCCAGTTAAGACCACCAGACAGGGAGCTGTTGAGGCTGTACCAACGCcggagagagggaggagagggaggtgaagaggaAGCAGAGGGACAAGGAGAGCCCCAGCACACCTCACCCTGTGCCAGTCCCTCTGAAGGCTCATTGGAGAGCGGAGAGACAGGAGGGAGCGGTGAGAGCGGCATTGCTAGTGGCAACTGCACACCCAAACGTCCAGAGATGGGCGACCGAGTGCGAGGAGTCGGAGAGTGGGAAAATGAAAGAGGAGAGCTCATTGATAGGGATAGGGAGAAAGAGTGGAGCTCAGCTACAGTCAGCGAGGTTGTGCAGGAGTGGCAGAGGGATAATGAGCGAAGGAGCGTCACAGGAGGGGCGAGCACTGGAGGAAATAGCAATACATCTGCTGGACTGACtggtaagaaaaagaaagatgaggCATGCGAGTACTGTGGCAAACAGTTCAGAAACAGCAGCAACCTGACTGTTCACCGTCGTAGTCACACGGGTGAACGGCCATACCGTTGTGGCCTCTGCAACTACGCCTGCGCCCAGAGTTCAAAGTTAACACGCCACATGAAAACCCATGGTGCCCAGGGAGCAAAGGCTTCCTTTTTGTGCCAACTGTGTTCAGTTCCTTTCACTGTCTACGCCACCTTGGAGAAACACCTGAAGAAAGTTCATGGCCTGAGTCATGCCAGTGTGGGAGCTTATGCACAGGCCAGTGCTGCAGACACTTTAGCAGCTTTAAGGGCAGGGGAAGAACCTGTGGTGGTGAAAATGGAAGATGATGAGGCCACTTTAGATCAAATAGACCTGGATAACAAAATGCTAAGCAATGTGGTGAGCAGCATGGAGGCGGTGAGCAACATGAAGATGGAGGATGGGCAAAGCCTGGCAGAATGTGTGGAGGGCAGAGGACCTTCTGCCAGCGTGGAAGATCTCCCATGTGAAAGCAGTGCAGATCCAAGCTTAGCTTTGATGTCCACACTCTGA